The genome window GCTTCCTTTCTTCGCACGCGGCCAACGCTTTTGCCCTGGCCGTTTTTCTGGGCCTGTTGCTGCCTACTCGCTACCGGGCCGTTAAGGTGATGCTGGTGCTTTGGGCCGCCATCGTGAGCTACAGCCGCATGTACCTGGGTGCCCACTACCCCTCCGATGTCGCCGCGGGGGCTCTGCTGGGCTCCCTTACAGCCTGGGCCTGCGCCCGTGCCTACCAGCACCTGGCTCCGCGCTGGTGGCCAGCGGCCCACCCCGCCGACCGGGTGCGGGTACACTAATTCAGCACAAAGGCGTCTGTACCGGCTGGTACAGACGCCTTTGTATTATTACCTCAACTACTTTTTGCCAGCAGGCTTGCGGTTGCCCGTGTGGCCGTCGCCTTGGTCGCCCTGGCCGGGCTTACTGGTTACTTTGGAGTTGTGCCGATCGTCCTGGGACAGGGAGCGGTTCAAATCAACGGTGCTGGTGAACTCGCCTTTCTCGTTACGGCGCACGTAGCGCTTGTCGCCCGGGGTGGGCTCGATTAATTCGCGTTTCGACATGGTTTTCAGCGGATAGTACCTTTTCAGGTACGTAGCCTACGGCCCGCGGTTCTCTTATTTGCCCAGCAATTTGGCCACGTACTTGCCCACAATATCAAACTCCAGGTTTACCCGATGACCGGGGCGCAGGTCCTGGAAGGTGGTGTGCTCGTAGGTGTAGGGAATGATGGCCACGCTAAAGCCATCGTCGGTGCTGTTAAAGCAGGTTAGGCTGGTACCGTTGATGCAAATGGAGCCCTTCTCGACGGTTACGCGGCCCGGACCTGGCTCATGCCGGAACCGGAACAGCCAGGAGCCATTTTGGTCTTCTACCCTTTCGCACTCGGCCGTAAGGTCCACGTGGCCCTGCACAATGTGGCCGTCGAAGCGACCATTGGCCGAGAGGCAGCGCTCCAGGTTGACGCGCTTGCCGGGCGCCCACTGGCTGAGGTTGGTTTTCTGCAGGGTTTCATCGATGGCCGTTACCACGTGGGTGCCCGCCATGCCGTCCACGGCTACCACCGTCAGGCAGACGCCGTCGTGGGCCACGCTCTGGTCGATTTTCAGCTCGCCAGCAAAGCCCGAGGCCACGGTGAAATGAATATTAGTGCCTTCGCGCCGCACGGCCTGGATGGTGCCCAGGGTTTCGATGATGCCGGTGAACATATGACTGGAATGAAGAATTAAGAATGAGGAATGAAGAATCAGCGGAATGATGGAGCATCAACAACCTTTAGCCTAATTCTTCATTCCTCATTCCTCATTATTATTTATTACTTATTTCCCTCGTCCTTCAATGATGATTTTGAGGGTGTAGAGCAGGACGCGGAAATCCATGGCTAGGCTCATGTTCTCGATGTAGAGAATGTCAAATTTCAGCCGCTCTACCATTTGCGCTACCGTTTCGGCGTAGCCATATTTTACCTGGCCCAAGCTGGTAAGGCCGGGCCGTACCCGGTGCAAATGGCGGTAGTGGGGCGCTACCTGCATAATCTGGTCAATGAAAAACTGCCGCTCCGGACGAGGCCCCACAATGCTCATGTCGCCCCGGATAACGTTCCAAAACTGAGGCAGCTCATCTACCCGCATCTTGCGCATAAAGCGTCCCCAGGGCGTGATGCGCGGGTCGTGGTCGGAGCTCAGGGCCGGGCCGGCTTTCTCAGCATCCACGTACATGGAGCGGAATTTATAGATGCGAAACGGCTGCCCGTGCCGACCTATACGCTCCTGGGAGTAAAATACCGGCCCCGGCGAGGACAGCTTCACCATCACGGCCGTGAAGGCGTAACCCGGCCAGGCCAGCAGCAGAAACAACACCGACATTACCACATCGAGCAGGCGCTTGACCACGCGCTGCCAGGGCGGCAGCAAGTCCTGTTTGATTTCGATGAGCGGGGTGCCGAACACGTGGCTGACTTTCACTGAGCCCAGCAGCATCTGGTAGAGGTCGGGCAGGATGCTGATGCGGGTGGGCAGGCCCTCCAGCAAGGTCAGAATCTCCTCAATCACGCGGTGCTCCGAGGGCTCAATGGCAATAATAACCTGCTCTACCTGCAGAGTCCGGACCAGAGCGGGCAGACGGCGGTACGAGTTATAGGCCGTGAGCTCCGCGGCCAGTGTGGGGTCTACTACCTCACCCAGGGGCGTGAAGCCGACCAGCCGCAGGCCCAGGTGCCGGCCCGTGCGCTGCAGCTCATGAAACGTGTCGCGGGCCAGGGCGCCCGAACCCACCAGCAGGGTGTTAAACGTAATAACGCCCCCGCGCACCAAGCGCTGCACGCTGCTGATGGCCCACAGGCGCAGCACGGCCGTCAGGGTAAAGTGCAGCAGGAAGTAGGCCGAAATAGTTTTGTAGTAGCTGCGGTAGTTCTGCACGCCCTGGTCGTCGAGCAGCAGCACGAAGAAAATCAGGATGGCTCCCAGCACCGACACCTGCCCCAGCCGGATCAGCTCGGCCAGGCGGGACTTGCGAAAAATATCGTTGTACTCCCCCATCAGCGCGTACAGCCCGGTCCAGAAAGCAGCTATCATCAGGGCCGAGCCCGCCAGGAAAGGCGCATCGGCGGCGAAGCGGTAGTCGACGCTGATTTCCTGAAGCAGGTACTTGCGCAGCAGGAAAAAGCACATCCACGCCAGCAGGGCGGCCCCAAAGTCGGCGGCTATCAGCTTCAGTTTTTGGAGAGTACGAATCAAGAGTACGGAAACTAACCGGGCGAACCGGCAAACGGGGTAATTTTATGGGTCTAAAGCCGTAATTTCGCGTTCCACTACCACGCAGCCAGCCCGGGCTGCCCAGTTTTCCGGAGGCGCGCAAAGGTAGGAATTACCCGCAATCTGCGCGGGTAGCCCGGCAACTCCACCCCCACCAGTATCTCCTGCTCCCGCCTTCCGGTTCGTTTTGTTCTGTTCCTATGCCCGCTGATACCTACCGTCACCGTGGAATGCGCCGCGCTCTGGTGGAGGAACTGCGCCGCAAAGGTATCCGCGACGAGCAGGTGCTGCTGGCCCTGGGCACGGTGCCGCGCCACTTGTTTTTCGAAACGGCCTTCGAGCCCCACGCCTACCAGGACAAGGCCTTTCCCATTGGCGAGGGCCAGACGATTTCCCAGCCCTACACGGTAGCCTACCAGACGGAGCTGCTGCAGGTGCGGCCCGGCGAGCGGGTGCTGGAAATCGGGACGGGCTCGGGCTACCAGTGCTGCGTGCTGCTGGAGCTGACTCCGCACGTGTTCAGCATTGAGTACAACCAGGTGCTGTTTGAGCGCACGGCCCGTCGCCTGGCTGCTTTGCACCGGCCGGCCCACCTGTTCTGCGGCGACGGTTCCCTGGGCTTGCCTCAGCACGCCCCCTTCGATAAAATTTTGGTGACGGCCGGCTCGCCTACCTTGCCGCGCCCCCTGCTGCGGCAGCTGCGTGTGGGCGGGGCCCTGGTCATTCCCGTCGGCGACGAGCAAACCCAGCGCATGATGCGTGTGGTGCGCGAAAGTGAGGAAGAGTTTTCCCGGCAGGTACTGGAGGAGTTCCGATTTGTGCCTTTGCTGGGGCAGGCTGGGTGGGGCAAGTAAGCGCCTACAAGCAGGCCGGAGGTTATGCGGCTCCTCTTCCCGTGTGCTACCCCTTACCGAAGCAGGAAAGCTGCCCCTCCGAGGTGCCGGCATTAAGCAGGGCGTGTATCTTTGCGGCAGTTTATTTCTGAAGTTTCTTCTGCATGCTGCGCAAACAAAAGCCCGTCAAAGACTCGTTCGTTCGGATGACCGAACTTGTGCTTCCTAACGATACCAACACGCTTCACAACCTGATGGGGGGCCGCATGATGCACCTGATGGACGTTGCCGCCGCTATTTCGGCCCAGCGTCACTCTAACCGCATCGTCGTAACGGCTTCTGTCGACAACGTTTCCTTCCGGGAAAGTATCAAGCTGGGCAACGTGGTAACCCTGGAGGCCCAGGTGACCCGTTCCTTCAGCTCCAGCATGGAAGTGCACATTAACGTGTGGGCTGAGGACATTCCCAGCGGCACCAAAATTAAGTCCAACGAAGCCTTTTTCACTTTTGTGGCAGTAGACCAGTCGGGCCGGCCGATTGATGTGCCGGAGGCAGTAGCCGAAACAAGCGAGGAAATTGCGCTCTACGATGGGGCCCTGCGCCGCCGTCAGCTCCGGCTGGTACTCGGAGGGCGCATGAGCCCACACGAGGCGACGGAGTTGAAAGCCCTTTTTGACCTGCAGTAAACCTGCCACTCAGGCCGCGCACCAGAATCTTAGCCCTGAGCAGGCCTCCCGTTGCCCGCCTTCCTTTTTCGTCTGCCGATGGACACTGCCTCTACCCTCGCCTTCTTCCAGAACTTCTACACGGATGCTCCGCTCTACGTGGTAACGGAGCCTGGCCCCAGCGCAGCACTACCCCCGGCGGCCAGTACCGTTGGCTCCACTGCGGGTACTAGCGCCGCTGCTTCAGGTGCTGCTACTGCTGCTACTACTACTGATGTGCCCGTGCTGGCTCCCGCAGCAGTAGCAGCACCAGCAGTGCTAGCAGCCGTAACGGCCGCTCCGGTAGCGGCGCCCGTACTCGGACCAA of Hymenobacter sublimis contains these proteins:
- a CDS encoding riboflavin synthase encodes the protein MFTGIIETLGTIQAVRREGTNIHFTVASGFAGELKIDQSVAHDGVCLTVVAVDGMAGTHVVTAIDETLQKTNLSQWAPGKRVNLERCLSANGRFDGHIVQGHVDLTAECERVEDQNGSWLFRFRHEPGPGRVTVEKGSICINGTSLTCFNSTDDGFSVAIIPYTYEHTTFQDLRPGHRVNLEFDIVGKYVAKLLGK
- a CDS encoding sugar transferase yields the protein MIRTLQKLKLIAADFGAALLAWMCFFLLRKYLLQEISVDYRFAADAPFLAGSALMIAAFWTGLYALMGEYNDIFRKSRLAELIRLGQVSVLGAILIFFVLLLDDQGVQNYRSYYKTISAYFLLHFTLTAVLRLWAISSVQRLVRGGVITFNTLLVGSGALARDTFHELQRTGRHLGLRLVGFTPLGEVVDPTLAAELTAYNSYRRLPALVRTLQVEQVIIAIEPSEHRVIEEILTLLEGLPTRISILPDLYQMLLGSVKVSHVFGTPLIEIKQDLLPPWQRVVKRLLDVVMSVLFLLLAWPGYAFTAVMVKLSSPGPVFYSQERIGRHGQPFRIYKFRSMYVDAEKAGPALSSDHDPRITPWGRFMRKMRVDELPQFWNVIRGDMSIVGPRPERQFFIDQIMQVAPHYRHLHRVRPGLTSLGQVKYGYAETVAQMVERLKFDILYIENMSLAMDFRVLLYTLKIIIEGRGK
- a CDS encoding protein-L-isoaspartate(D-aspartate) O-methyltransferase, with protein sequence MPADTYRHRGMRRALVEELRRKGIRDEQVLLALGTVPRHLFFETAFEPHAYQDKAFPIGEGQTISQPYTVAYQTELLQVRPGERVLEIGTGSGYQCCVLLELTPHVFSIEYNQVLFERTARRLAALHRPAHLFCGDGSLGLPQHAPFDKILVTAGSPTLPRPLLRQLRVGGALVIPVGDEQTQRMMRVVRESEEEFSRQVLEEFRFVPLLGQAGWGK
- a CDS encoding acyl-CoA thioesterase, yielding MLRKQKPVKDSFVRMTELVLPNDTNTLHNLMGGRMMHLMDVAAAISAQRHSNRIVVTASVDNVSFRESIKLGNVVTLEAQVTRSFSSSMEVHINVWAEDIPSGTKIKSNEAFFTFVAVDQSGRPIDVPEAVAETSEEIALYDGALRRRQLRLVLGGRMSPHEATELKALFDLQ